The following coding sequences are from one Selenomonas sputigena ATCC 35185 window:
- a CDS encoding hemolysin family protein yields the protein MSVHFDGGEFLEDPFLLSLKILVVFLLVFGNAFFVAAEFSIVKMRSSRLDVLIAEGNRRASYAKKLADRLDVALSVTQLGITIVSLGLGWLGEPVVASLLHPAFSWFGVPESAVETVSFAIAFFLITSLHIVGGELIPKNVAIRKVESVALTVALPLLVFQRIMYPFVWLLNHVANWAEERMGFSVVTKEEDVAHTEEEIRVLMEESHRQGFIDKTELEFVDNVFDFADLSVREIMIPRTDMVCLDLEDSLEESIEMAMEERLTRYPICDGGKDNIIGFLHIKDFLQTLYKKEEPDLRKLARHALVVPEAMAVSRLLQTMQQERSQLAIVVDEYGGTAGMVTIEDVIEEIVGDIQDEFDTDRPLVEKKGACLYSVDAKMLLEELEDILEVAIDEEEIDSVGGWLSAHVDNPPRIGQKAAFGDAQFFVEETEGVRITRVLCRLGRELQKEHDEIVDLTQSRKTDGIRYMSGRRRDGKGVRVN from the coding sequence TTGGAAGATCCTTTTTTATTGTCTTTGAAAATTCTTGTCGTCTTTCTGCTCGTCTTCGGCAATGCGTTCTTCGTTGCGGCGGAGTTTTCCATCGTCAAGATGCGCAGTTCGCGGCTCGACGTGCTCATCGCCGAGGGCAACCGCCGCGCATCGTATGCGAAGAAGCTGGCCGATCGCCTTGACGTGGCGCTTTCCGTCACGCAGCTTGGCATCACCATCGTTTCCCTGGGCTTGGGCTGGCTCGGCGAGCCTGTCGTCGCTTCCTTGCTGCATCCGGCATTTTCGTGGTTCGGCGTGCCCGAGAGCGCGGTTGAAACCGTCTCCTTCGCCATCGCGTTTTTCCTCATCACCTCGCTGCACATCGTGGGCGGCGAGCTGATTCCGAAGAACGTCGCGATCCGCAAGGTCGAGAGTGTCGCGCTCACGGTCGCCTTGCCGCTCCTCGTCTTCCAGCGCATCATGTATCCTTTCGTCTGGCTGCTGAATCACGTCGCGAACTGGGCGGAGGAACGCATGGGCTTCTCCGTCGTGACGAAGGAGGAGGATGTGGCGCATACGGAAGAGGAGATCCGCGTCCTCATGGAGGAGAGTCATCGCCAAGGCTTCATCGATAAGACGGAATTGGAATTCGTCGACAACGTCTTTGACTTCGCCGATCTCTCCGTGCGCGAGATCATGATTCCGCGCACGGACATGGTCTGCCTCGACCTTGAGGATTCCTTGGAAGAGAGCATTGAGATGGCGATGGAGGAGAGGCTCACGCGCTATCCGATCTGCGACGGGGGCAAGGACAACATCATCGGTTTCCTGCATATCAAGGACTTTTTACAAACGCTTTACAAGAAAGAAGAGCCCGATCTTCGGAAGCTCGCTCGTCATGCGCTCGTCGTGCCCGAGGCCATGGCCGTCAGCCGCCTTTTGCAGACGATGCAGCAGGAGCGCTCGCAGCTTGCCATCGTCGTCGATGAGTACGGCGGCACGGCGGGCATGGTCACGATCGAGGACGTCATCGAGGAAATCGTCGGAGATATTCAGGACGAGTTCGATACGGATCGCCCGCTGGTGGAAAAGAAGGGCGCGTGTCTTTACTCTGTCGACGCCAAGATGCTCTTGGAGGAACTTGAGGACATCCTGGAGGTCGCGATCGACGAGGAGGAGATCGACAGCGTGGGCGGCTGGCTTTCGGCGCATGTCGACAATCCGCCGCGCATCGGACAGAAGGCGGCGTTCGGCGATGCACAGTTCTTCGTCGAGGAAACGGAGGGCGTGCGCATCACGCGCGTCCTCTGCCGCCTTGGGCGAGAGCTGCAGAAGGAGCATGACGAGATCGTCGATCTCACGCAGTCGCGCAAGACCGACGGCATAAGATATATGAGCGGGCGCCGCAGGGATGGAAAGGGCGTCCGCGTGAATTGA
- a CDS encoding VOC family protein, with translation MKFKFLHNNINVRDLARSLAFYEKALGLKEVSRMEMPDFTLVYLGDGGSTPHELELTWLKDRETPYNLGDNEFHLAFGVDDFAAAHKLHEEMGCICYENAAMGIYFISDPDGYWLEVLPKW, from the coding sequence ATGAAATTCAAGTTTTTGCATAACAACATCAACGTGCGCGATCTCGCGCGTTCGCTCGCCTTCTATGAGAAGGCGCTCGGTCTCAAGGAAGTGAGCCGCATGGAGATGCCCGATTTCACGCTCGTCTACCTGGGCGACGGCGGCTCGACGCCGCACGAGCTTGAGTTGACATGGCTCAAGGATCGCGAGACGCCGTACAATCTCGGCGACAATGAGTTCCACCTCGCCTTCGGCGTCGACGACTTTGCGGCGGCGCACAAGCTGCACGAGGAGATGGGCTGTATCTGCTACGAGAATGCGGCGATGGGCATCTACTTCATCAGCGATCCCGACGGCTATTGGCTCGAAGTCTTGCCGAAATGGTGA
- a CDS encoding DEAD/DEAH box helicase family protein — protein MARKDYKAIAKTAMEAERRFGTSYPECAILAERAVKLAVRWMFTHDAGLALPYREAIARLIHEPTLKKLRPAGMNSLVHYILHLGNVVAYRGMDVSREEALLALRGLHAALSWLAACYEEGFSPTPFDESLLPTGGKEHNANPLKLLELYKEPFEGGALLPRRKKNREASEKFAALREKNRNGSVVEVPADLLAETRGRYILVDSAQAGWTLGEDFFMNAQIEGAGKKTPTIDILFTDAEKKPLAVMAVKAAEHSAEDGVAQAKEWATLVEQKYGERPYIFLLREGGYCYLDEASGTLRPIHGCFSRAGLERRLRFRRLYDPDGHPDLAGDIVNRPYQQEAVWRICEDVHRGVRRLLVSTPPGTGKTRMAAGAIEALLHQKAVSKVLYLADREELVHQAYEQFRMLLPDAKLVDLLGDVREEAQADIVFATATIMMDAVNESRTETGARLYDPAHFDLVIIDESHPSIYDDHLVILNYFDAILLGFSSLPPTAPGEAEVYRFYDLAPGKPTFAYSLAEALRDGWLVDFTLRDEAPEGVMEPRLLYADLTEEQRTIAEMEYSDTGAIASKDFDVPAVNNWLFSEETIQAMLENLLQHGLKTPDGKLGKTIIFAKNSLQAKAIAFIFQRLHPEYGADFIRALDARTPDLAEAVQAFSLSDEQLTIAVSVDVLDTGFDIPSVENLVFFRKVHSLSKFSQMLGRGMRFCADLNGAGKDKEKFLVMDYCKNFTFFDMEK, from the coding sequence ATGGCGCGAAAGGATTACAAGGCGATCGCGAAGACGGCGATGGAGGCGGAGCGGCGCTTCGGCACGTCATATCCGGAGTGTGCGATCTTGGCGGAGCGTGCAGTCAAGCTGGCGGTGCGCTGGATGTTTACGCACGATGCGGGACTCGCGCTGCCGTATCGCGAGGCGATCGCTCGCCTCATTCATGAGCCGACGCTCAAGAAACTCCGTCCGGCTGGAATGAATTCTCTCGTGCATTACATCCTGCATCTCGGCAATGTCGTCGCTTATCGCGGCATGGACGTCTCACGCGAGGAGGCCTTGCTCGCACTGCGCGGACTGCACGCAGCCCTTTCATGGTTGGCGGCGTGCTACGAGGAAGGTTTTTCGCCGACTCCTTTCGATGAGAGCCTTTTGCCGACGGGCGGCAAGGAACACAATGCGAATCCTCTGAAACTTTTGGAGCTCTACAAGGAGCCGTTCGAAGGCGGCGCCCTTTTGCCGCGGCGCAAGAAGAACCGCGAGGCTTCGGAGAAGTTTGCCGCCCTGCGGGAAAAAAATAGGAACGGCAGCGTCGTCGAGGTGCCTGCCGACCTCCTTGCTGAGACGCGCGGCCGCTACATCTTGGTGGACAGTGCGCAGGCGGGATGGACTCTGGGCGAGGACTTCTTCATGAACGCGCAGATCGAGGGCGCGGGAAAAAAGACGCCGACCATCGACATCCTCTTCACCGACGCCGAGAAGAAACCGCTGGCCGTCATGGCGGTCAAGGCGGCGGAGCATTCCGCAGAAGACGGCGTCGCTCAAGCGAAGGAATGGGCGACGCTCGTGGAACAGAAGTACGGCGAACGTCCCTATATTTTTCTTCTGCGCGAGGGAGGATACTGCTATCTGGATGAGGCGAGCGGCACATTGCGTCCGATTCATGGATGCTTTTCGCGCGCCGGTTTGGAGCGGCGCCTGCGCTTCCGCCGCCTTTACGATCCGGACGGACATCCGGATCTTGCCGGGGACATTGTGAACCGCCCGTATCAGCAGGAAGCCGTCTGGCGTATATGCGAGGATGTGCATCGGGGCGTGCGCCGGCTTCTCGTTTCCACGCCGCCGGGCACAGGGAAGACGCGCATGGCGGCGGGCGCCATTGAGGCATTGCTCCACCAGAAAGCCGTCAGCAAGGTGCTCTACCTTGCTGATCGCGAGGAACTTGTGCATCAGGCTTACGAGCAATTTCGCATGCTGCTGCCCGACGCGAAGCTCGTCGACCTTCTCGGCGATGTGCGCGAAGAGGCGCAGGCAGACATCGTTTTCGCGACGGCGACCATCATGATGGACGCCGTGAACGAGAGTCGGACAGAAACGGGGGCGCGTCTCTACGATCCGGCGCACTTCGATCTCGTCATCATTGACGAGTCGCACCCGAGCATCTACGATGACCATCTTGTCATCCTCAACTACTTCGATGCGATCCTCTTGGGTTTCTCGTCGCTTCCACCGACAGCTCCGGGTGAAGCGGAGGTCTACCGCTTCTACGATCTTGCACCGGGCAAGCCGACCTTTGCCTACAGTCTGGCAGAGGCGCTGCGCGATGGATGGCTCGTCGACTTCACGCTGCGCGACGAAGCGCCCGAGGGCGTCATGGAACCACGCCTTCTCTATGCCGATCTCACGGAGGAGCAGCGAACGATCGCGGAGATGGAGTATTCCGATACGGGCGCGATCGCGAGCAAGGATTTCGACGTGCCGGCCGTGAACAACTGGCTCTTCAGCGAGGAAACGATCCAGGCGATGCTCGAAAACCTTTTGCAGCATGGTCTCAAAACGCCGGACGGCAAGCTCGGCAAGACGATCATCTTTGCGAAGAACAGTCTGCAGGCGAAGGCGATCGCCTTCATTTTCCAGCGGCTCCATCCCGAGTACGGTGCAGACTTCATCCGTGCGCTCGATGCCCGTACGCCCGATCTTGCCGAGGCGGTGCAGGCTTTTTCGCTGTCCGATGAGCAGCTGACGATCGCTGTTTCCGTCGACGTCTTGGACACGGGCTTTGACATTCCTTCCGTCGAGAATCTCGTCTTCTTCCGCAAGGTGCATTCGCTGAGCAAGTTCAGTCAAATGCTCGGCAGGGGCATGCGCTTCTGCGCCGACTTGAACGGTGCGGGAAAGGACAAGGAAAAGTTCCTCGTCATGGACTACTGCAAGAATTTTACATTCTTCGATATGGAGAAGTGA